A window of the Synechococcus sp. JA-3-3Ab genome harbors these coding sequences:
- a CDS encoding DUF2103 domain-containing protein: MSEPAGRLVWNHSTHISGLIPVLERLTRQPGIKTVTPGALSCSRGRIPQLQLRVSVPIRGGYKLVARKGSSVQEVFVVTDLSQLELEAAIRRCLE, from the coding sequence ATGTCTGAGCCTGCCGGTCGTCTGGTTTGGAACCACTCCACCCACATTTCCGGGCTGATCCCTGTTCTGGAGCGCCTGACTCGACAACCTGGCATTAAAACCGTAACGCCAGGTGCTCTGTCTTGCAGTCGCGGGCGGATCCCGCAGTTGCAGTTGCGGGTTTCCGTGCCCATTCGAGGGGGCTACAAGTTGGTGGCCCGCAAGGGCAGCAGCGTGCAAGAGGTCTTCGTGGTTACCGACCTCAGCCAGTTGGAGCTGGAAGCAGCGATTCGCCGCTGCTTGGAGTAG
- a CDS encoding TIGR03279 family radical SAM protein: MSRASLKPARISAVVPGSLAAKVGIRPGEALVSINGEKPRDLIDYRFLCADEYLCLEILDSQGIRRIVELEKDIDEDLGLEFETALFDGLIQCTNACPFCFIDQQPPEMRATLHLKDDDYRLSFLYGSYLTLTNLTAAEWDRIARLRLSPLYVSVHATEPELRSRLLKNPRAGLILEQLAWFRQHRLQVHAQVVVCPGWNDGEHLTRTLLDLAAFRQPVEGIPTVLSVAVVPVGLTRFRPPNDELIPVDAAKAAEVIAQVEALQAQFRQELGSTFAWLADEWYLLANRELPPAEHYEDYPQLGNGVGSLRLFLSEFEQVRLPTGIPSPLKVLWVVGNAVERAFQPVVERMNSIPRLQLHLLPIASQFWGQTLTVTGLLTGQDILGALKSVENLASYDGLLLPQIALKDGERFLDDLTWQELQAQVGIPVMRVDGGPAGLLQAVQRLGSRATSSGTL, encoded by the coding sequence ATGTCCCGTGCTAGCCTCAAGCCCGCCCGCATTAGCGCTGTGGTGCCCGGATCCCTGGCGGCAAAGGTGGGCATTCGGCCAGGGGAGGCCCTGGTGAGCATCAACGGCGAGAAGCCCCGCGATCTCATTGACTATCGCTTCTTGTGTGCCGATGAATATCTCTGCCTGGAGATCCTGGACAGCCAAGGGATCCGGCGCATCGTCGAGCTGGAAAAAGACATCGATGAAGATCTGGGGCTGGAGTTTGAGACGGCTTTGTTCGATGGCCTCATCCAATGCACCAACGCCTGCCCCTTTTGCTTCATCGACCAACAGCCCCCTGAAATGCGGGCAACGCTGCACCTTAAAGACGACGACTACCGCCTCAGCTTTCTCTACGGCAGCTACCTCACCCTTACCAACTTGACCGCTGCCGAATGGGATCGCATCGCCCGCCTGCGCCTTTCCCCCCTCTATGTCTCGGTTCATGCCACGGAGCCGGAGCTGCGCAGCCGCCTGCTCAAAAACCCGCGCGCCGGTCTGATCCTGGAGCAGTTGGCCTGGTTTCGCCAACACCGCCTGCAAGTGCATGCCCAGGTGGTGGTCTGCCCGGGCTGGAACGATGGAGAGCACCTCACCCGCACGCTCTTGGATCTGGCCGCTTTTCGCCAACCTGTCGAAGGGATCCCAACCGTCCTCTCGGTGGCGGTGGTACCGGTGGGGCTGACCCGCTTCCGCCCCCCCAATGACGAGCTGATCCCGGTGGATGCCGCCAAGGCGGCGGAGGTGATTGCGCAGGTAGAAGCGCTGCAGGCGCAGTTTCGGCAAGAATTGGGGTCCACCTTTGCCTGGCTGGCCGACGAGTGGTACTTGCTGGCAAATCGAGAATTGCCGCCGGCAGAGCACTATGAAGATTACCCCCAACTGGGGAATGGAGTGGGATCCCTGCGCCTGTTCTTGAGCGAGTTTGAGCAGGTGCGGCTGCCGACTGGGATCCCTTCTCCTCTCAAAGTTCTCTGGGTGGTGGGCAACGCAGTGGAGCGAGCCTTCCAGCCGGTGGTGGAGCGGATGAACAGCATCCCCAGGTTGCAGTTGCATCTTCTGCCCATTGCCAGCCAATTCTGGGGACAAACCCTGACGGTAACCGGACTGTTGACGGGGCAAGACATTCTGGGCGCTTTGAAATCGGTTGAAAACTTGGCAAGTTACGACGGCCTGCTTTTGCCCCAGATCGCCCTCAAGGATGGGGAGCGCTTTTTGGACGATCTCACCTGGCAAGAGTTGCAGGCCCAAGTGGGGATCCCGGTGATGCGGGTGGATGGGGGCCCGGCGGGCTTGCTGCAGGCGGTGCAGCGGCTAGGATCAAGGGCGACCTCGAGCGGGACGCTGTGA
- a CDS encoding UPF0182 family membrane protein, with amino-acid sequence MQRLQRGLVLLLWAGLGILAITALASFYVDLAWFAELNALPVLWTRVLARWGLGLGAFAFALAVVGSNIRACWRGASTAGAWAIALGLSGGLAWSLSQHWFALLLWLHQVPVGESDPIFGRDLGFFLFGLPFWETLQQWCFNLVLLTLITVALIYLVELGLSEQRLTLALSLFAQRHLLILGGALFLLRAWGHWLERYELLYSTRGVVFGAGFADVHATLPATTLMSGVAFLTAVGFWALARQGIRFNLPLFKSWCPAWASSLLAPALLWGAYLGFGLLTTRLYPQLLQTLLVTPNELELERPYIEHNIRFTRAGFGLAEVEVKPFPEEGSLTWEILQQNQSTLRNVRLWDTEPLLATYRQLQEIRPYYQFPYVDVDRYRIGGELRQVMHAARELDFAQVPPAAQTWVNRRFFYTHGYGLTLSPVNVVTAEGLPDFFLSDIPPRVSPRYPEVAQVLRVEQPALYYSELTTTDVFVGAEARELDYPAADRYVYSSYRGTGGVPIPHLWQRLLYAWHFRDLRILLSRELSPSTRFLYRRQIRERVRQVMPFLLYDQDPYLVIQGGRLYWFFDAYTTSSRYPYSEHLPGFPFNYIRNSVKAVLDAYNGSIDWYIADPRDPLIQAYARIYPTLFKPLEAMPEPLRQHIRYPQDLFRVQVQQFATYHMTDPRVFYNREDQWQIPNQFRKRRRLPMQPQYLILTLPEDPQKGSPNQPEFVLLSPFTPLNKQNMVAWMAARCDGENYGKLLVYEFSKQRLIYGPEQVEARVNQDPAISEQIALWNEHGSRVNLGTLLVIPIETSLLYIQPLYLEAEQGRLPQLTRVIAAYEDRVVMEPTLSQALEALFSPTGSRRSNR; translated from the coding sequence ATGCAGCGGCTACAGCGAGGGTTGGTTCTCTTGCTTTGGGCGGGGCTGGGGATCCTGGCCATCACAGCTTTGGCCTCTTTCTATGTCGATCTGGCCTGGTTTGCCGAGCTGAATGCCCTGCCGGTGCTCTGGACGCGGGTGCTGGCTCGCTGGGGGCTGGGCCTGGGCGCCTTTGCCTTTGCCCTGGCGGTGGTGGGATCCAACATCCGCGCCTGCTGGCGGGGGGCAAGCACAGCCGGGGCCTGGGCCATTGCCCTGGGGTTGAGCGGCGGCTTGGCCTGGTCTCTTTCTCAGCACTGGTTCGCGCTGCTGCTCTGGTTGCACCAAGTCCCTGTCGGCGAGTCCGATCCAATCTTCGGTCGCGACCTGGGCTTTTTTCTTTTCGGCCTGCCCTTCTGGGAGACGCTGCAGCAGTGGTGCTTCAACCTAGTGCTGCTCACTTTGATCACGGTGGCGCTTATTTACCTAGTGGAGCTGGGGCTATCGGAGCAGCGGCTGACGCTGGCTCTGTCTTTATTTGCCCAACGGCACCTGCTGATCTTGGGGGGAGCTCTGTTTTTGCTTCGTGCCTGGGGCCATTGGCTGGAGCGCTACGAGCTGCTCTATTCCACCCGCGGCGTCGTCTTTGGCGCCGGCTTTGCCGATGTGCACGCCACTTTGCCAGCTACCACGTTGATGAGCGGGGTGGCTTTCCTGACAGCAGTTGGCTTCTGGGCTTTGGCCCGCCAGGGGATCCGATTCAACCTTCCCTTGTTCAAGTCTTGGTGCCCTGCCTGGGCCAGTTCCCTGCTGGCGCCGGCCCTGCTCTGGGGGGCCTACCTGGGGTTTGGGCTGCTGACCACCCGGCTTTACCCGCAACTGCTGCAAACCCTTTTGGTCACGCCCAACGAGCTGGAGCTGGAGCGCCCCTACATCGAGCACAACATCCGTTTTACTCGCGCCGGCTTTGGCCTGGCCGAGGTGGAGGTCAAGCCCTTCCCAGAAGAGGGATCCCTGACCTGGGAGATCCTGCAGCAAAATCAATCCACCCTGCGCAACGTGCGTCTTTGGGATACAGAACCCCTCTTGGCCACCTATCGCCAACTGCAGGAGATCCGCCCTTACTACCAATTTCCCTATGTGGATGTGGATCGCTACCGCATCGGGGGAGAGCTGCGCCAAGTGATGCATGCAGCGCGCGAGCTGGACTTTGCCCAGGTACCACCGGCTGCCCAAACTTGGGTTAACCGGCGCTTTTTCTACACCCACGGCTATGGCCTCACCCTCAGCCCAGTCAACGTGGTTACTGCTGAGGGGCTGCCGGACTTTTTCCTATCGGATATCCCACCGCGGGTTTCCCCCCGCTATCCAGAGGTGGCGCAGGTGCTGCGGGTGGAGCAGCCGGCCCTCTACTACAGCGAGCTGACCACCACCGACGTGTTCGTGGGGGCCGAGGCGCGTGAGCTGGACTATCCCGCTGCCGATCGCTATGTCTACAGCAGCTACCGCGGCACGGGCGGCGTGCCCATCCCCCACCTCTGGCAACGGCTTCTCTACGCCTGGCACTTCCGGGATCTGCGCATCCTTCTCAGCCGCGAGCTCTCCCCCAGCACCCGCTTCCTCTATCGCCGCCAAATCCGGGAACGGGTGCGCCAGGTGATGCCCTTTTTGCTCTACGACCAGGATCCCTACCTGGTAATTCAAGGGGGCAGGCTCTACTGGTTTTTCGATGCCTACACCACCAGCAGCCGCTACCCCTACTCGGAGCATCTGCCCGGCTTCCCCTTCAACTACATCCGCAACTCTGTCAAGGCGGTGCTGGACGCCTACAACGGCAGCATCGACTGGTACATTGCCGACCCTCGGGATCCCCTCATCCAAGCCTACGCCCGCATCTACCCCACCCTGTTCAAGCCGCTAGAGGCCATGCCGGAGCCGCTGCGGCAGCACATCCGCTACCCCCAAGATCTCTTCCGGGTGCAGGTGCAGCAATTTGCCACTTACCACATGACGGATCCCCGTGTTTTCTACAACCGGGAAGACCAGTGGCAGATCCCCAACCAGTTCCGCAAGCGGCGGCGCCTGCCCATGCAGCCCCAGTACCTCATCCTCACCTTGCCAGAGGATCCCCAAAAGGGATCCCCAAACCAGCCCGAGTTTGTCTTGCTTTCTCCCTTCACCCCCCTCAACAAACAAAACATGGTGGCCTGGATGGCGGCCCGCTGCGATGGGGAAAACTACGGCAAGCTGCTGGTGTACGAGTTTTCCAAGCAGCGCCTCATCTACGGCCCAGAGCAAGTAGAGGCGCGGGTCAACCAGGATCCGGCCATTTCCGAGCAAATCGCCCTCTGGAACGAACACGGGTCGCGGGTGAACCTGGGCACCCTGCTGGTCATCCCCATCGAGACCTCGCTTCTCTACATCCAGCCCCTCTACCTGGAGGCAGAACAGGGCCGCCTGCCCCAGCTCACCCGGGTCATCGCTGCCTACGAAGACCGGGTGGTGATGGAGCCCACCCTCAGCCAGGCTCTGGAAGCCCTCTTCTCCCCCACCGGCAGCCGCCGCTCCAACCGCTGA
- the psbA gene encoding photosystem II q(b) protein, giving the protein MTTVIQRRSTSNVWEQFCEWVTSTDNRLYIGWFGVLMIPTLLTATTCFIIAFIGAPPVDIDGIREPVSGSLLYGNNIITGAVVPSSAAIGLHFYPIWEAASLDEWLYNGGPYQLIVLHFLIGVFCYMGREWELSYRLGMRPWIAVAYSAPVAAATAVFLIYPIGQGSFSDGMPLGISGTFNFMLVFQAEHNILMHPFHQLGVAGVFGGALFSAMHGSLVTSSLIRETSEEESQNLGYKFGQEEETYNIVAAHGYFGRLIFQYASFNNSRSLHFFLAAWPVIGIWFTALGISIMAFNLNGFNFNQSIVDSNGRVVGTWADVLNRANLGMEVMHERNAHNFPLDLAAVEVAPAVRG; this is encoded by the coding sequence ATGACCACTGTTATCCAACGTCGCTCAACCAGCAACGTGTGGGAGCAGTTTTGCGAGTGGGTCACCTCCACCGACAACCGCCTCTACATCGGTTGGTTCGGGGTGCTGATGATCCCCACCCTGCTGACTGCCACCACCTGCTTCATCATTGCCTTCATTGGTGCTCCCCCGGTGGACATCGACGGGATTCGCGAGCCAGTTTCGGGTTCGTTGCTGTATGGCAACAACATCATCACCGGCGCGGTGGTGCCTTCTTCGGCTGCGATTGGCCTGCACTTTTACCCGATTTGGGAAGCCGCTTCTTTGGACGAGTGGCTGTACAACGGCGGCCCCTACCAGCTGATTGTGCTGCACTTTTTGATTGGGGTGTTCTGCTACATGGGCCGGGAGTGGGAGCTGAGCTACCGCTTGGGGATGCGTCCCTGGATTGCGGTGGCTTACTCGGCGCCGGTGGCGGCGGCGACGGCCGTGTTTTTGATTTACCCGATTGGGCAAGGCTCGTTTTCGGACGGGATGCCGCTGGGGATTTCGGGGACGTTCAACTTCATGTTGGTGTTCCAAGCGGAGCACAACATTTTGATGCACCCGTTCCACCAGCTGGGCGTGGCCGGCGTGTTTGGGGGTGCGCTGTTTAGTGCGATGCACGGGTCGTTGGTGACCTCGAGCCTGATTCGTGAGACTTCGGAGGAGGAGTCGCAGAACTTGGGTTACAAGTTTGGGCAAGAGGAAGAGACCTACAACATCGTGGCGGCGCACGGGTATTTTGGCCGGTTGATTTTCCAATATGCGTCGTTCAACAACAGCCGGAGCCTGCACTTTTTCCTGGCGGCGTGGCCGGTGATTGGGATTTGGTTTACGGCGCTGGGGATCAGCATCATGGCGTTCAACCTGAACGGGTTCAACTTCAACCAGTCGATTGTGGACAGCAACGGTCGCGTGGTTGGGACGTGGGCGGATGTGCTCAACCGTGCCAACCTGGGGATGGAAGTGATGCACGAGCGGAATGCGCACAACTTCCCGCTGGACCTGGCGGCGGTGGAGGTAGCGCCTGCGGTGCGTGGCTGA